Genomic segment of Nostoc sp. TCL240-02:
GGCATAATTAATGACAACTGAACTCTAGCCGAGTCATTAATAGGGAACACACTTAATTGCCGACAGCCTTAACCAAGGACTGTCGGTTTTTTATGTCCGTATATCCTTTACCCTTTGAGAAAGGCCCCACAAATATACTTAAATAAATTTCCCCACAACTGGTTAGTAACTTGACAAATATTTTGCCACAGCCACTACCAAATGTGGGGAGGGTACGATCAAATTGGGTATCTTATGCCTATGGAGTGCTAATATATTACACTCACTTTAGTAGACCGAAAGTATACTCCTAAAACCAGCACACACTTTGTATTAAGACATCGCTTGAATGATGTAATCAAAGTATGGTGCTGCTTCAGCAGCATCTTCCGCACTCAATAAGCTAAGGGAAGCTGTTTTGAGGGAATTGATCGCTTCTACCATTCCAGGTACGGGAACGCCCAATGAATTGTACATTTCCCGCACACCAATCAAACCGATTTTTTCAATTGGCTCTTTGTCACCAGCAAGCACACCATAAGTAATTAAGCGTAAGTACCAACCAAAATCACGGATACACAGAGAGCGCTGGCGTTCTCCGTAAGCATTACCTCCGGGGGAGATAAAGTCAGGACGCTTCTGCCAAAGTTGTTTGGTTGCTTCCTGAACTATCTTTTTTTCGTTTTCGGCTAAGGTAGCCGCAATCCGCGTCCGTTGTACGCCGGTTTGCAAAAAGTCTTTGATATTTTTCAGTTCGCCACTGCTGGGATAACGCAGTTCGTCGTCAGCTTTGAGAATAACTTGGCTAATTACAGTCATGATGATTGAAATCACCTGAAATATTATCTGTTAGTTTAGCGAGTCGGAGGTACACAAGTGAAG
This window contains:
- a CDS encoding allophycocyanin subunit alpha-B; amino-acid sequence: MTVISQVILKADDELRYPSSGELKNIKDFLQTGVQRTRIAATLAENEKKIVQEATKQLWQKRPDFISPGGNAYGERQRSLCIRDFGWYLRLITYGVLAGDKEPIEKIGLIGVREMYNSLGVPVPGMVEAINSLKTASLSLLSAEDAAEAAPYFDYIIQAMS